A window of the Torulaspora globosa chromosome 6, complete sequence genome harbors these coding sequences:
- the LTE1 gene encoding mitotic regulator LTE1 (ancestral locus Anc_7.74), which produces MKQMDCFNKPEYYPVPSETVISYARGDGNSGGRKQVLKADLLALIVFLTSPEDAVDYTAISDFFLIYRNFISPMELSDLLILRLRWCMSESSSPNGERRKIGKITLVRTFVLLRHWILNYYVQNFLPDVNLRLRVIKFLNEPCESYPSIVKSIIVNLKKAWVRCSRRVWTNLALDEPASVGQDDRWALYEIKDYTQLEELRKRGSRLSTYAKNGSSSPNFRNQSVLSLFKESDVFKIPDSVGATSRTASMVLFPCDNSNVKTGFCLEGEDKFGNEQNNAKATHSEHKRMVSNLSKMTNVSGMLRDVKESVSPNLDQLIPPTPAKKVELILKLPEDIGSDSEGKEIKRNGGKVPAVENSSIEKHRGPMALLSKWKNNHSRTAKLRAGAASSVSNSFAKPEMDNFVKYVISITSLETKAQELEDPQSLVSSKFDILSARTIEEVEFLVSLENDLISQVRGSVEPHADAPANDLVKIDDEESVETQGFSAVDNLNLYQTVSSIANSVVSLSNNLNRPSKVPNGAVSPSSAALERRKVQSSMAAILRSNSKFSFVSRNNSMKESSNEPTDGPQRLVFHDSESVDRGKGDNETSSEAAPQLTMLKKRYSQSPTRTSPLRNNLPSLAEDHLTSSMHGGMTRGSSYSSITYDSDLSMSSRASPGDRHIENDNQSINALKRKGARNNLREFTFESQKRKSMQDIESASSFVTTRESIDGATPLSQKPPDKVARPASGRISIMRKPTIAKSPLRSIQQSQKEDLDFLLRDKELMQNELEVALLQKKTASITASVDTGVLFVSQNNSPKKLPQQEALCIRLSTTPSIQSITDKSPVLVRTTMDNTEGSSETQDPNEGLKNELHRLNLQTSADSSLGYPEFEESVSLSDAAKSSGLKNKYLFSPDNDSVDIASPAKNVEELKDKFLNKDEKEDTSESPSQTDATSTNGLADDAEKLIAEFKNKAMQEENILNIVSLPDDSVHDDPVNVALMKLEGTYKKGSDDKSGSEQESRSSSVLAEEVDMLGIADLSVPQIDPSDRRRSLLIEKRRQTIMNIPFTPDTEKDAERVNEKSLRMDAKQLLQGYQLKDPSLLIANNDLHVSFILMYDSLSIAQQMTLIERELLSEIDWNELLNLKLAGSAPRATSWLQLLVQNESLSGINLAIARFNLMVDWIVSEIVLTADVKLKRNTIQRFIHVAEHCRLFQNYNTMMEIVLALGSTTVQKFSEAWRLIEPGDLITWEELKVIPSLDRNYSTIRKLLNDVDPLKGCVPFIVLYLSDISLNSEKKSWFVENQVVNYNKFDTNVQMVKNFIQRVQWSRYYDFPVNHELLSKCVYLTALTQEEITQLTR; this is translated from the coding sequence TTCAGATTTCTTCCTGATCTACAGGAACTTCATCTCGCCAATGGAGTTGTCAGATCTGCTGATCCTGAGACTCCGCTGGTGTATGAGTGAGAGCAGCTCGCCGAACGGGGAAAGGCGAAAGATCGGTAAGATTACGCTGGTGCGAACGTTTGTGTTGTTGAGGCACTGGATATTGAATTATTATGTTCAAAATTTCCTTCCTGATGTGAATCTGCGGCTTCGTGTaatcaaattcttgaacGAACCGTGCGAGTCATATCCTAGCATTGTTAAGAGCATAATTGTTAATCTCAAGAAAGCGTGGGTCCGTTGCTCAAGGCGAGTATGGACAAATCTGGCCCTTGATGAACCTGCTTCCGTGGGACAGGACGACAGGTGGGCATTATATGAGATAAAGGATTATACACagttggaagaactgcgaAAGAGGGGCAGTCGGCTGAGCACTTACGCCAAAAATGGAAGCTCGAGCCCGAACTTCCGCAATCAGAGCGTGCTTTCGCTTTTCAAGGAATCGGATGTCTTTAAGATTCCAGACTCTGTCGGAGCAACTTCACGAACAGCTTCCATGGTACTTTTTCCGTGCGACAACTCTAACGTCAAGACAGGGTTTTGCTTGGAGGGTGAGGATAAATTCGGCAATGAGCAGAATAACGCCAAAGCTACTCACTCTGAGCATAAACGTATGGTAAGCAAtctttcgaagatgacCAATGTGTCGGGGATGCTCAGAGACGTTAAGGAATCTGTATCACCTAACCTGGACCAGCTAATACCGCCAACTCCCGCAAAGAAGGTCGAACTTATCCTCAAATTGCCTGAAGATATAGGCTCCGACAGCGAGGGAAAGGAGATCAAAAGGAATGGCGGCAAAGTCCCAGCGGTAGAAAACTCTTCTATTGAGAAACATCGTGGACCAATGGCATTGCTATCAAAATGGAAAAATAATCACTCAAGAACAGCGAAGTTGCGAGCTGGTGCGGCATCCTCAGTTTCCAACAGTTTTGCGAAACCGGAAATGGATAATTTTGTGAAGTATGTCATCTCCATCACCTCTTTGGAAACGAAGGCCCAAGAGCTTGAGGATCCCCAAAGTCTTGTCAGCTCTAAATTCGACATCTTGAGTGCTAGAACGATAGAGGAAGTTGAATTCCTGGTTTCGCTGGAAAATGATCTCATTTCCCAGGTGCGCGGTTCAGTTGAGCCGCATGCCGATGCACCAGCTAATGATTTGGTCAAGattgatgacgaagagtCCGTGGAAACTCAGGGTTTTAGTGCCGTGGATAACTTGAACTTGTATCAAACCGTTAGCTCCATTGCAAACTCTGTCGTTTCGTTGTCGAACAACCTAAATCGACCTTCCAAAGTGCCTAACGGAGCTGTTTCTCCGTCTTCTGCTGCGTTAGAAAGACGAAAGGTTCAGAGTTCAATGGCAGCCATTTTACGCTCAAACTCTAAATTCAGTTTTGTGAGTAGAAATAATAGCATGAAAGAATCATCAAACGAGCCAACGGATGGACCGCAGAGATTAGTGTTTCATGATTCCGAATCGGTAGACCGAGGAAAGGGTGATAATGAGACCTCTTCTGAGGCGGCCCCTCAGCTGACTATGTTGAAAAAGAGGTACTCACAGTCACCGACTCGGACCTCACCGCTGCGCAATAACTTGCCTAGTTTAGCAGAGGATCACTTGACTAGTAGTATGCATGGCGGCATGACTAGAGGTTCAAGCTATTCTTCCATAACATATGATTCAGATTTGTCTATGTCGTCTCGGGCTTCTCCAGGTGACAGACACATTGAGAATGACAATCAAAGTATAAATGCACTAAAACGGAAGGGAGCTCGAAATAACTTACGTGAGTTTACATTTGAAAGCCAAAAAAGGAAGTCGATGCAAGATATAGAATCTGCTTCGTCTTTCGTAACCACGAGAGAGTCTATCGATGGAGCAACTCCTCTCAGTCAAAAACCGCCGGACAAGGTAGCACGGCCTGCAAGCGGGCGTATAAGCATAATGAGGAAACCCACTATAGCCAAAAGTCCACTTCGAAGCATTCAACAATCCCAGAAGGAAGATCTAGATTTCTTGCTGAGAGATAAGGAGCTGATGCAGAATGAATTGGAGGTTGCTCTattgcagaagaagacggCATCAATCACCGCCAGCGTTGACACCGGCGTGCTgtttgtttctcaaaatAACAGTCCAAAAAAGCTACCACAACAGGAAGCGCTGTGTATCAGGCTGTCTACTACACCTAGCATACAATCAATAACTGACAAGAGCCCTGTGTTAGTGAGAACTACGATGGATAACACAGAAGGCTCGAGCGAAACGCAGGATCCTAATGAGGGTCTCAAGAATGAGCTCCACAGGCTTAATCTACAGACGTCAGCAGATTCGTCTTTGGGTTATCCCGAGTTTGAGGAATCTGTTTCACTTTCTGATGCCGCAAAATCTTCAGGACTGAAGAACAAATATTTATTCTCACCCGACAACGATAGTGTAGACATTGCTTCTCCTGCTAAAAACGTAGAAGAGCTAAAGGATAAATTTTTAaacaaagatgaaaaggaagatACTTCAGAGTCGCCATCGCAAACGGACGCAACCAGTACAAACGGTTTAGCTGATGATGCCGAAAAACTTATAGCCGAGTTTAAAAACAAGGCGATGCAGGAAGAGAATATTCTTAACATTGTGAGTCTGCCTGACGATTCAGTTCATGATGACCCGGTCAACGTTGCTCTAATGAAGCTTGAGGGCACCTATAAGAAGGGTTCGGATGACAAATCGGGTAGCGAGCAGGAAAGTAGgtcatcttctgttttGGCCGAAGAGGTGGATATGCTAGGCATCGCTGATCTATCTGTCCCACAAATCGATCCGAGTGATAGGCGCAGATCATTGCTTATTGAGAAAAGAAGGCAAACTATCATGAACATTCCATTCACTCCTGATACTGAGAAAGATGCAGAAAGAGTTAACGAGAAATCATTACGCATGGATGCGAAACAACTCCTACAGGGGTACCAGCTAAAGGATCCCAGTCTGCTGATAGCCAACAACGATCTACATGTCTCGTTCATTTTGATGTACGATTCGCTGTCAATAGCGCAACAAATGACACTTATCGAGAGAGAGCTCCTAAGCGAGATTGATTGGaatgagctgttgaatCTGAAACTAGCAGGCTCTGCGCCGCGGGCTACGAGCTGgctgcagcttcttgttcagaaCGAGTCGCTCTCCGGCATAAATCTAGCAATCGCAAGGTTCAATTTGATGGTTGATTGGATAGTGTCCGAAATTGTGCTAACTGCAGATGTTAAACTCAAGAGAAATACGATACAGAGATTCATACATGTTGCGGAACATTGCCGGCTTTTCCAAAACTATAACACAATGATGGAGATCGTCCTAGCGCTCGGTTCTACTACCGTTCAAAAGTTTTCCGAAGCCTGGAGGTTAATCGAGCCTGGCGATTTGATAACTTGGGAAGAGTTGAAAGTAATACCATCCCTGGATAGAAATTACTCCACCATCAGAAAACTGCTGAATGATGTTGATCCGTTAAAAGGTTGCGTCCCCTTCATAGTCCTCTACCTTTCTGATATTTCCCTTAActcagagaagaagagctggttTGTGGAGAACCAAGTAGTTAACTACAATAAGTTCGACACCAACGTACAGATGGTCAAAAACTTCATTCAGAGGGTGCAGTGGTCCAGATACTACGATTTTCCCGTGAACCACGAGCTATTAAGCAAATGCGTCTATTTGACAGCCCTTACCCAAGAGGAGATCACTCAATTGACCCGCTAA
- the MAK16 gene encoding ribosome biosynthesis protein MAK16 (ancestral locus Anc_7.73), which yields MSDDIIWHLINNQFCSYKLTTDKGQAFCRNEYNVTGLCNRQSCPLANSKYATVKSVNGRLYLYMKTAERAHTPAKLWERIKLSKNYSKAIQQIDNHLLYWNKFLVHKCKQRLTRLTQVAITERRMALREEERHYVGIAPKVKRREENRERKALAAAKIEKAIEKELLDRLKSGAYGDRPLNVDEKIWKKVMGHMEDEDELHEDEDELELEEEEESDEGEVEYVEDEGDDEMVDLEDLENWLQGSDSDEPSSEEDSDEESDEDSDESDAEEKPSKKKKKVAPARKRPKVEIEYEQETVLPTVQETTR from the coding sequence ATGTCAGACGATATAATCTGGCATCTTATAAACAATCAATTTTGCTCCTACAAGCTTACGACCGACAAAGGTCAGGCCTTTTGTCGTAATGAATACAACGTGACGGGACTCTGTAATAGACAGTCATGCCCTCTGGCGAACTCCAAGTATGCGACTGTCAAGAGTGTGAATGGCCGGTTGTACTTATACATGAAAACAGCAGAAAGGGCTCATACACCAGCAAAACTGTGGGAAAGAATCAAGCTCTCCAAGAATTACTCCAAAGCCATTCAGCAGATCGACAACCACCTTCTTTATTGGAATAAATTCCTGGTACACAAATGTAAGCAGAGATTGACCAGACTTACGCAGGTTGCAATCACAGAAAGACGTATGGCTCTaagagaggaagaaaggCATTATGTTGGTATTGCTCCTAAGGTCAAAAGGAGGGAGGAAAACCGTGAAAGAAAAGCGTTGGCGGCTGCTAAGATTGAAAAGGCTATCGAGAAAGAATTGCTGGATAGGCTCAAGAGCGGCGCTTACGGCGATAGGCCGCTAAACGTCGACGagaagatctggaagaaagtGATGGGCCACATggaggacgaagatgagctacacgaggacgaggacgagtTGGAActtgaagaggaagaggaaagtgATGAAGGCGAGGTTGAATACGTGGAAGACGAAGGCGACGACGAGATGGTCGACTTGGAGGACCTAGAGAACTGGTTGCAGGGATCAGACTCAGATGAGCCCTCATCTGAGGAGGAtagcgatgaagaaagcgaCGAGGATTCAGACGAAAGTGACGCTGAGGAGAAAccatcgaagaagaagaagaaggtggCGCCGGCAAGAAAACGCCCCAAGGTGGAAATTGAATACGAACAAGAAACTGTCTTGCCAACCGTCCAGGAGACTACTCGTTAG